One Glycine max cultivar Williams 82 chromosome 4, Glycine_max_v4.0, whole genome shotgun sequence DNA segment encodes these proteins:
- the LOC100777965 gene encoding AT-rich interactive domain-containing protein 5 isoform X1: MEDDEKPTGNSHGIADMDVADAALQGQRVASSPAPLQQDQVMVEQGHDIKNGDSGPAHLPEASVINNNQFEVEDAQTVSHQELTTPKPKEKNVREMKNVLNDTEMTDYDEYGTPLDRETFMKELETFYRERSLEFKPPKFYGEPLNCLKLWRAVIRLGGYDVVTGSKLWRQVGESFHPPKTCTTVSWTFRIFYEKALLEYERHKREIGELQLPVGPFHQSSNVEKEPAVYQTPGSGRARRDSAARAMQGWHAQRLLGYGEVAEPVIKDKNFSSTQKREKNLKSIGMINKQRTLSGLEHAEKSANIEGDQQLVTAVVDVGPPADWVKINVRETKDGFEVYALVPGLLREEVRVQSDPVGRLVITGVPEHLDNPWGITPFKKVVNLPTRIDSLQTSAVVSLHGRLFVRVPFEQGAV; this comes from the exons ATGGAGGATGATGAGAAACCCACGGGTAACTCCCATGGCATTGCTGATATGGATGTTGCTGATGCTGCTTTGCAAGGCCAACGTGTTGCTTCTTCCCCTGCTCCGCTACAACAGGATCAAGTAATGGTCGAACAGGGTCATGATATCAAAAACGGCGATTCTGGTCCTGCTCATTTGCCAGAAGCCAgtgtaattaacaataatcagTTTGAAGTTGAAGATGCTCAGACCGTTTCGCATCAGGAACTGACCACTCCAAAGCCTAAAGAAAAAAACGTCAGAGAAATGAAGAATGTGCTAAATGATACTGAG ATGACTGATTATGATGAGTATGGCACGCCTCTGGATCGAGAAACATTCATGAAAGAGCTTGAGACTTTCTACAGAGAGCGCTCCTTGGAATTTAAGCCTCCTAAGTTTTATGGAGAGCCACTCAATTGCCTTAA GTTGTGGAGAGCTGTTATCAGACTAGGCGGCTATGATGTG GTAACTGGATCCAAGTTGTGGCGGCAAGTAGGAGAGTCTTTCCACCCCCCAAA gACCTGCACTACAGTCTCATGgacatttagaattttttatgagAAG GCACTTTTAGAGTATGAAAGGCATAAGAGAGAGATTGGGGAGCTACAGCTCCCTGTTGGACCATTCCATCAATCTTCAAATGTGGAAAAAGAG CCTGCTGTTTACCAGACTCCAGGCTCAGGTAGAGCAAGAAGGGATTCCGCAGCACGTGCAATGCAAGGTTGGCATGCTCAGCGCCTTCTTGGATATGGTGAGGTTGCTGAGCCAGTTATTAAG GACAAGAACTTCAGTTCCACACAAAAGCGTGAAAAGAACCTAAAAAGTATTG GTATGATCAATAAACAGAGGACACTGTCTGGTCTGGAGCATGCTGAGAAATCTGCAAATATTGAAGGAGATCAACA ATTGGTCACAGCGGTAGTGGACGTTGGACCCCCAGCTGACTGGGTGAAGATCAATGTGCGGGAAACT AAGGATGGTTTTGAGGTGTATGCCCTTGTTCCTGGGCTCCTTCGTGAGGAG GTGCGAGTCCAATCAGATCCGGTTGGACGTCTTGTTATAACTGGTGTGCCAGAACACCTTGACAATCCATGGGGAATTACCCCCTTCAAAAAG GTTGTGAACTTACCTACAAGAATTGATTCGCTTCAGACATCTGCTGTTGTTAGTTTGCATGGTCGACTATTTGTACGCGTTCCTTTTGAGCAGGGAGCTGTGTGA
- the LOC102670364 gene encoding polyol transporter 5, with amino-acid sequence MAEGKTATQKSLQDFDPQKTPRRNKYAFACAILASMTSILLGYDVGVMSGAIIYIKRDLKLTDVQIEILVGIINLYSLIGSCLAGRTSDWIGRRYTIVLAGSIFFAGAILMGISPNYPFLMFARFIAGVGIGYALMIAPVYTTEVSPPSCRGFLTSFPEVFINGGILLGYISNYGFSKLSLELGWRMMLGVGAVPSVILALGVLAMPESPRWLVMRGRLGEATKVLNKTSDSKEEAQQRLADIKAAAGIPESCTDDVVQVTNRNHGGGVWKEFFLYPTPAVRHILIAALGIHFFQQASGIDAVVLYSPEIFKKAGLESDGEQLLATVAVGFAKTVFILVATFLLDRVGRRPLLLTSVGGMVFSLLTLGLSLTVIDHSRAVLKWAIGLSIGMVLSYVSTFSVGAGPITWVYSSEIFPLRLRAQGAAMGVVVNRVTSGVISMTFLSLSNKITIGGAFFLFGGIAMCGWIFFYTMLPETQGKTLEEMEGSFGKFASWSKGKDGDNGDIQLAN; translated from the exons ATGGCTGAGGGAAAAACAGCAACTCAAAAATCTCTTCAGGATTTTGATCCTCAAAAGACACCCAGAAGGAACAAGTATGCTTTCGCCTGTGCCATTTTGGCTTCCATGACTTCCATATTACTTGGCTATG ATGTTGGGGTGATGAGTGGAGCGATTATATACATAAAGAGAGACTTGAAATTGACGGACGTGCAAATCGAGATCCTGGTAGGCATCATCAACCTTTACTCTCTGATAGGTTCATGCCTCGCCGGCAGAACCTCCGACTGGATCGGCCGGCGTTACACGATCGTCCTTGCCGGAAGCATCTTCTTCGCCGGAGCCATCCTGATGGGAATATCCCCGAACTATCCCTTTCTTATGTTCGCGCGCTTCATCGCCGGCGTCGGCATCGGTTATGCCCTCATGATCGCCCCCGTCTACACCACCGAAGTCTCCCCTCCTTCCTGTCGTGGCTTCCTCACCTCCTTCCCAGAG GTATTCATAAATGGAGGGATATTGCTAGGATACATATCAAACTACGGATTTTCAAAGCTGTCACTTGAGCTGGGATGGAGGATGATGCTGGGAGTTGGGGCGGTTCCTTCAGTGATCCTAGCGCTGGGAGTGTTAGCCATGCCAGAGTCGCCACGCTGGCTGGTGATGCGAGGTAGGCTCGGCGAAGCCACCAAAGTCCTCAACAAAACCTCCGACTCCAAAGAAGAGGCTCAGCAGAGGCTAGCCGACATCAAAGCTGCTGCTGGCATCCCCGAGAGTTGCACCGACGACGTCGTTCAAGTAACCAACCGAAACCACGGCGGCGGTGTATGGAAAGAGTTCTTCCTTTACCCTACACCGGCGGTGCGCCACATCCTCATAGCCGCTCTCGGGATTCATTTCTTTCAGCAGGCTTCCGGAATAGACGCCGTGGTTTTGTACAGCCCCGAGATTTTCAAGAAGGCTGGGCTGGAATCCGATGGGGAACAGCTTCTGGCAACCGTGGCCGTTGGATTCGCCAAAACCGTATTCATCTTAGTGGCTACGTTTTTGTTGGATCGGGTGGGGCGTCGGCCGCTGTTGTTGACAAGTGTTGGCGGAATGGTGTTTTCTCTTCTGACGCTGGGGTTGAGTCTCACCGTCATTGACCACTCACGCGCCGTCCTCAAGTGGGCCATTGGGTTGAGCATAGGCATGGTTTTGTCCTACGTGTCCACTTTCTCCGTCGGAGCGGGTCCCATCACGTGGGTTTATAGCTCCGAGATCTTCCCCTTAAGGCTTCGCGCGCAGGGTGCGGCTATGGGAGTTGTCGTGAATAGGGTCACTAGTGGGGTCATCTCAATGACTTTCCTGTCCCTCTCTAATAAGATCACTATTGGTGGGGCATTCTTCCTCTTTGGGGGAATCGCAATGTGTGGATGGATCTTCTTCTATACCATGCTCCCCGAAACACAGGGCAAGACCCTTGAGGAAATGGAAGGCTCCTTTGGTAAATTCGCCTCATGGTCCAAGGGTAAGGACGGTGATAACGGAGACATCCAATTAGCCAATTAG
- the LOC100777069 gene encoding phosphatidylinositol 4-kinase alpha 1 — MEALIELCDLIAQNPSLFSDKLSWICDKCPPPEYLSAGSPRVSRSQLNAVLAVARFLSNCPDSADLRPKSVVLEFLRSVPHSFTQSFWPHPFSLDSVASFFLDFIGYVSKAAQSSPDFAEELAAFAGEVVISAIGEQRSGIARAFLAALSQNFLPISSFDANRLVTCLIDQFAAPTVGPVPGMPREQLAAENSSAQSSPISVNHQSLTNYNDSPGNENASGSSSSVASKAADDVSTASSRGMVNGGNHVWRTGADQLAQNLGLNDGGLGAFSSGQQVVLFEEESVEFLERQEIAFKLIAHVLEKAHVEPALLEQVRLIGKKQIQSMSVFLKIRKRDWHEQGSLLKARINTKLSVYKAAVNLKIKSLSALDSDSRSVKRLVYEAVAILIDAAEACLLSGWRKLRLCEELFSSLLLGVAHIAIARGGQPLRILLIRLKPIVLNVCAQPDTWSNTHGGMFESVMKVSCQIIESCWNKERAPVDTYIMGLATSIRERNDYEEQDNQEKPAVPFVQLNVIHLFAELSAAVNKSELVDVLLPLFIESLEEGDASTPSLLRLRLLDAVSRMASLGFEKSYRETVVLMTRSYLNKLSSVGSAESKTEATEATTERVETLPAGFLLIASGLTSDRLRSDFRHRLLSLCSDVGLAAEAKSGRSGADFLGPLLPAVAAICSDFDPTLNVEPSLLKLFRNLWFYVALFGLAPPVQKTPVTTKSVSSTLNSVGSMGAISLQAVNGPYMWNVDWSSAVQRISQGTPPLVVSSVKWLEDELELNALHNPGSRQGSGNEKAALAQRAALSAALGGRVDVTAMTTISGVKATYLLAVAFLEIIRFSSNGGILTGGTTMDAARSAFTCVFEYLKTPNLMPAVFQCLAAIVHRAFETAVSWLEDRVSEIGHEAETRDSILTMHTCYLIKSLSQREDHIRDIAENLLTQLRDKFPQVLWDSPCIDSLLFSFNDDSSTTIINDPAWTATVRTLYQRIVREWIIKSVSSAPCTSQGLLQDKLCKANTWQRAQPTIDVVLLLSEIRIGTGKNDNWPIQTANIPAVTAAAAAASGANLKASESFNLDVISSGKCNQAAATVKCNHAGEIAGMRRLYNSIGGFQSSTAPSGLGLGAGLQRIISGAFPQQPQAEDDSFNGMLLNKFVRLLQQFVNIAEKGGEVVRSEFRDTCSQATVLLLSNLSSGSKSNVEGFSQLLRLLCWCPAYISTHDAMETGVFIWTWLVSAAPELGALVLAELVDAWLWTIDTKRGLFASEARYSGPAAKLRPHLSPGEPELQPETDPVEQIIAHRLWLGFLIDRFEAIRHQSVEQLLLFGRMLQGTTKLPWNFSHHPAASGTFFTLMLLGLKYCSCQFQGNLQKFQMGLQLLEDRIYRASLGWFSFEPEWYDTNYTNFAQCEAQSVSLFVQYLTNMKGDTVQVGSKGNGQENGNPLADVSDHHHPVWGQMENYAAGREKRRQLLLMLCQHEADRLDVWAQPTNTKESSSRPKISADKWIEYTRTAFSVDPRLALSLASRFPTNAFVKTEVTQLVQANIVDVRNIPEALPYFITPKAVDDNSVLLQQLPHWAPCSITQALEFLSPAYKGHPRVMAYILRVLESYPPERVTFFMPQLVQSLRHDEGKLVEGYLLRAAQRSDIFAHILIWHLQGETVPETGKDPNSGKNGSFLELLPAVRQRIIDGFNPKALDIFKREFDFFDKVTSISGVLFPLPKEERRAGIRRELEKIEMDGEDLYLPTAPNKLVRGIRVDSGIPLQSAAKVPIMITFNVIDRDGDENDVKPQACIFKVGDDCRQDVLALQVIALLRDLFEAVGLNLYLFPYGVLPTGPERGIIEVVPNTRSRSQMGETTDGGLFEIFQQDYGPVGSASFEAARQNFIISSAGYAVASLLLQPKDRHNGNLLFDNVGRLVHIDFGFILETSPGGNMRFESAHFKLSHEMTQLLDPSGVMKSDTWNQFLSLCVKGYLAARRRMDGIITTVSLMLDSGLPCFSRGDPIGNLRKRFHPEMSEREAANFMTHVCKDAYNKWTTAGYDLIQYLQQGIEK; from the exons CCGGAGTACCTCTCGGCGGGATCTCCTAGGGTTTCGCGCTCTCAGCTCAATGCCGTCCTCGCCGTCGCGCGCTTCCTCTCCAACTGCCCCGATTCCGCCGATCTGCGCCCAAAGTCCGTCGTCCTCGAGTTCCTCCGCTCCGTTCCCCATTCCTTCACGCAATCCTTCTGGCCCCACCCTTTCAGCCTCGATTCCGTCGCCTCTTTCTTCCTCGATTTCATCGGCTACGTCTCCAAGGCCGCACAATCCTCACCGGATTTCGCCGAGGAGCTCGCCGCCTTCGCCGGCGAAGTAGTGATTTCCGCGATCGGCGAACAGCGCTCTGGCATTGCTAGGGCTTTCTTGGCCGCTCTCTCGCAGAACTTTCTTCCAATTTCGTCCTTCGATGCCAACAGATTGGTGACTTGTTTAATCGATCAATTCGCTGCGCCTACGGTGGGGCCTGTTCCAGGCATGCCGAGGGAACAACTTGCTGCGGAAAATTCCTCGGCTCAGAGCTCGCCCATCAGTGTGAACCACCAATCCCTAACCAATTACAATGACAGTCCCGGGAATGAGAATGCTTCGGGTTCCTCGAGCAGTGTGGCTTCTAAGGCCGCGGATGATGTCAGCACGGCGTCGTCGAGAGGGATGGTGAATGGGGGAAACCATGTTTGGAGGACCGGTGCTGATCAATTGGCGCAGAATTTGGGTTTAAATGATGGTGGTCTTGGCGCGTTCTCGTCTGGCCAACAAGTTGTTTTGTTCGAGGAAGAGTCTGTGGAGTTCTTGGAGAGGCAGGAAATAGCTTTTAAGTTGATTGCTCACGTGTTGGAGAAGGCCCACGTTGAACCTGCGCTTTTGGAGCAGGTTAGGTTAATCGGGAAGAAGCAGATACAGTCCATGTCTGTGTTTCTGAAG ATAAGGAAGAGGGATTGGCATGAGCAGGGGTCTCTTTTAAAAGCTAGGATTAATACCAAACTGTCAGTTTATAAAGCAGCGGTGAACCTGAAAATCAAGAGCCTCTCAGCACTGGATTCCGATTCGAGGTCTGTTAAGAGGTTGGTTTATGAGGCAGTTGCGATATTGATAGATGCTGCCGAGGCGTGCTTACTCTCTGGATGGCGTAAGTTGAGATTGTGTGAAGAGCTCTTCAGTTCATTGCTTCTTGGGGTAGCACATATTGCTATTGCCCGAGGAGGACAGCCGCTGCGTATTTTGCTCATTCGCCTAAAGCCAATTGTTCTCAACGTTTGTGCTCAG CCTGATACATGGAGTAATACCCACGGAGGCATGTTTGAGAGTGTCATGAAGGTCAGCTGTCAGATAATTGAATCCTGCTGGAATAAGGAGCGAGCCCCTGTTGACACATACATAATGGGATTAGCCACAAGCATACGTGAACGAAATGATTATGAAGAACAG GACAACCAAGAGAAACCTGCAGTTCCTTTTGTACAGCTTAATGTTATACACCTGTTTGCTGAGCTGAGCGCTGCAGTCAACAAGTCTGAGCTGGTAGACGTGTTATTACCTCTTTTTATTGAAAGCCTAGAAGAGGGTGATGCTTCAACTCCTAGTTTGTTGAGACTCCGA CTTCTTGATGCCGTGTCTCGAATGGCCAGTTTAGGTTTTGAGAAATCTTACCGTGAAACAGTGGTTTTGATGACTAGAAGTTACCTGAACAAACTTTCCAGTGTAGGATCAGCTGAAAGCAAAACAGAGGCAACTGAAGCCACAACTGAGCGAGTTGAA ACTCTACCCGCAGGATTTCTTCTTATTGCTAGTGGTCTTACTAGTGATAGACTGCGTTCAGATTTTCGTCATCGATTGCTCTCCCTATGCTCAGACGTTGGTTTAGCTGCTGAGGCTAAAAGTGGAAG GAGTGGAGCAGATTTCCTGGGTCCTTTGCTCCCTGCAGTTGCTGCAATTTGTTCCGATTTTGATCCTACTTTAAATGTGGAGCCATCACTTTTAAAACTATTTCGCAACCTATGGTTCTATGTTGCTCTTTTTGGCCTAGCGCCACCGGTACAGAAGACTCCAGTAACTACAAAGTCAGTTTCAAGTACACTGAACAGTGTGGGAAGCATGGGTGCAATTTCCCTTCAAGCTGTAAATGGACCATATATGTGGAATGTGGACTGGTCTTCTGCTGTTCAACGAATTTCTCAGGGGACTCCTCCACTA GTTGTTAGCTCAGTGAAATGGCTCGAGGATGAGTTAGAACTAAATGCTTTGCACAACCCAGGCAGTCGTCAAGGCAGTGGCAATGAAAAGGCTGCACTTGCACAAAGAGCTGCTCTTTCTGCAGCTTTAGGAGGGAGAGTTGATGTCACAGCAATGACCACAATCTCAG GAGTGAAGGCTACTTATCTTCTTGCTGTAGCTTTTCTTGAGATCATCCGCTTCAGCAGCAATGGTGGAATCTTAACTGGTGGCACCACTATGGATGCTGCAAGAAGTGCCTTTACTTGTGTCTTTGAATATCTCAAGACTCCAAATTTAATGCCAGCTGTCTTCCAGTGTTTAGCAGCAATCGTCCACAGGGCTTTTGAAACAGCAGTGTCATGGCTG GAAGATCGAGTTTCTGAAATAGGCCATGAAGCTGAGACCCGAGATTCAATACTTACAATGCATACCTGTTATCTAATAAAAAGTCTGTCCCAGAGGGAGGATCATATACGAGATATTGCAgagaacttgttgactcaactCAGAGATAAGTTTCCACAG GTTTTATGGGATTCTCCTTGCATAGACTCTTTGCTATTTTCATTTAATGACGACTCTTCCACTACCATCATCAACGATCCTGCTTGGACAGCAACAGTCCGTACCTTGTATCAGAGAATTGTTCGAGAATGGATAATAAAATCAGTTTCTAGTGCTCCGTGCACTAGCCAGGGCCTTCTTCAG GATAAACTCTGTAAAGCAAATACTTGGCAAAGAGCACAGCCCacaattgatgttgttttactTTTATCTGAGATAAGAATTGGCACCGGGAAAAATGACAATTGGCCAATACAAACAGCAAATATTCCTGCAGTCACGGCTGCAGCAGCTGCAGCTTCAGGGGCAAACTTAAAAGCATCAGAGTCTTTTAATTTGGATGTTATTAGTTCTGGTAAGTGTAACCAAGCTGCAGCGACAGTTAAGTGCAACCATGCTGGAGAAATTGCTGGGATGAGAAGGTTGTATAACAGCATTGGTGGATTTCAGTCCAGTACTGCACCTTCTGGTCTTGGACTTGGAGCTGGGCTTCAAAGAATTATATCTGGAGCTTTTCCTCAGCAGCCACAAGCTGAGGATGACTCGTTCAATGGAATGTTGCTTAATAAGTTTGTGCGATTACTTCAACAGTTTGTCAACATAGCAGAGAAAGGTGGGGAAGTGGTCAGGTCTGAATTTCGTGATACTTGCTCTCAGGCCACTGTGCTGCTTTTATCAAATTTG AGTTCTGGATCCAAATCAAACGTGGAGGGCTTCTCACAACTTCTTCGTCTTCTTTGCTGGTGTCCTGCTTACATTTCCACTCATGATGCAATGGAAACTGGTGTTTTCATATGGACATGGTTGGTTTCTGCTGCACCTGAACTTGGAGCTCTCGTTCTTGCTGAGCTTGTTGATGCATGGTTATGGACAATTGACACCAAGCGGGGTCTTTTTGCATCTGAAGCAAGGTATTCTGGACCTGCTGCAAAACTCAGGCCTCACCTATCCCCTGGGGAGCCTGAATTGCAGCCTGAGACTGATCCCGTGGAGCAGATAATTGCTCATCGACTATGGCTTGGATTTCTAATTGATCGCTTTGAG GCAATTCGACACCAAAGTGTGGAGCAACTTCTGCTTTTTGGTAGGATGTTGCAGGGGACAACAAAGCTTCCCTGGAATTTTTCACACCATCCTGCGGCCAGTGGCACTTTTTTCACTCTTATGCTTCTAGGGCTCAAGTACTGCTCTTGCCAGTTTCAGGGCAATCTGCAAAAATTTCAGATGGGGCTTCAGCTGCTGGAAGATCGGATATATAG GGCATCTTTGGGTTGGTTTTCTTTTGAGCCAGAATGGTATGACACAAACTATACAAACTTTGCTCAGTGTGAGGCTCAATCTGTTTCTCTATTTGTTCAATACCTTACAAATATGAAAGGAGATACTGTCCAAGTTGGTTCAAAAGGAAATGGACAAGAAAATGGGAATCCTTTGGCTGATGTG AGTGATCACCATCATCCTGTTTGGGGTCAAATGGAGAACTATGCTGCAGGAAGAGAAAAACGGAGGCAGCTACTTTTAATGCTTTGCCAGCATGAGGCTGATAGGCTTGATGTCTGGGCACAGCCGACTAACACAAA GGAAAGTAGTTCCCGACCCAAGATTAGTGCAGATAAATGGATAGAATATACTAGGACTGCCTTCTCTGTGGATCCTAGGCTTGCTTTATCCTTGGCCTCAAGGTTCCCGACCAATGCATTTGTAAAAACTGAAGTAACTCAGCTTGTACAG GCAAATATAGTGGATGTGCGCAACATACCAGAAGCATTACCTTACTTTATCACCCCAAAGGCAGTTGATGATAATTCAGTGCTCTTGCAACAATTGCCTCATTGGGCTCCTTGTTCTATTACACAAGCTCTAGAGTTTCTTTCTCCTGCATACAAGGGTCATCCACGGGTCATGGCATACATTCTAAGGGTTCTGGAATCCTATCCTCCTGAACGAGTAACTTTTTTCATGCCACAGCTGGTGCAGTCGTTGCGACATGATGAAGGG AAATTGGTTGAAGGGTATTTGCTTAGAGCTGCTCAAAGAAGTGACATATTTGCCCATATTCTTATCTGGCATTTGCAG GGTGAGACTGTACCTGAGACAGGAAAAGACCCAAACAGTGGGAAG AATGGTTCATTTCTAGAACTGCTGCCAGCGGTAAGGCAGCGTATAATTGATGGTTTTAATCCAAAGGCACTTGACATATTTAAAAGAGAGTTTGATTTCTTTGACAAAGTTACATCCATCTCTGGTGTACTATTTCCACTCCCTAAAGAAGAACGCCGAGCTGGTATCCGGAG GGAGTTGGAGAAAATTGAAATGGATGGTGAGGACCTTTATTTACCGACAGCTCCTAACAAGCTTGTTAGGGGTATTCGAGTAGATAGTGGTATTCCCTTACAATCAGCTGCAAAAGTCCCAATCATGATAACTTTTAATGTAATTGATCGAGATGGGGATGAGAATGATGTAAAGCCACAAGCTTGCATTTTCAAG GTTGGAGATGACTGTAGACAAGATGTTCTTGCCCTTCAAGTAATAGCACTACTTAGAGATTTATTTGAAGCCGTTGGCTTAAATCTTTATCTATTTCCTTATGGTGTACTGCCTACTGGTCCTGAGAGAGGTATAATAGAG GTTGTGCCAAATACGCGCAGTAGAAGTCAGATGGGGGAAACAACTGATGGAGGTTTGTTTGAGATATTTCAGCAAGATTATGGGCCTGTTGGGTCTGCCAGTTTTGAGGCTGCACGCCAGAACTTTATCATTAGCAGTGCTGGTTATGCTGTTGCTAGTCTTTTGCTTCAACCAAAGGATAGGCACAATGGGAACCTTCTCTTTGATAA TGTTGGGAGGCTTGTTCATATTGACTTCGGTTTCATCCTAGAAACTTCTCCGGGTGGGAATATGCGTTTTGAAAGTGCTCATTTTAAGCTGAGCCATGAGATGACACAATTACTAGATCCATCTGGTGTTATGAAGAGTGATACATGGAACCAATTTTTAAG TTTGTGCGTGAAGGGGTACCTTGCTGCCCGTCGACGAATGGATGGGATCATCACTACTGTGTCATTAATGCTAGACAGTGGGTTACCTTGCTTCAGCAGGGGTGACCCGATTGGCAATCTTCGGAAGAGATTTCATCCGGAGATGAGTGAGCGTGAAGCAGCCAATTTCATGACCCATGTTTGTAAAGATGCTTATAATAAGTGGACCACTGCTGGCTATGACTTGATACAGTATCTGCAGCAAGGCATCGAGAAGTGA
- the LOC100777965 gene encoding AT-rich interactive domain-containing protein 5 isoform X2: MEDDEKPTGNSHGIADMDVADAALQGQRVASSPAPLQQDQVMVEQGHDIKNGDSGPAHLPEASVINNNQFEVEDAQTVSHQELTTPKPKEKNVREMKNVLNDTEMTDYDEYGTPLDRETFMKELETFYRERSLEFKPPKFYGEPLNCLKLWRAVIRLGGYDVVTGSKLWRQVGESFHPPKTCTTVSWTFRIFYEKALLEYERHKREIGELQLPVGPFHQSSNVEKEPAVYQTPGSGRARRDSAARAMQGWHAQRLLGYGEVAEPVIKDKNFSSTQKREKNLKSIGMINKQRTLSGLEHAEKSANIEGDQQLVTAVVDVGPPADWVKINVRETKNWLILLDETHARAIVKSSLLVIQQ; this comes from the exons ATGGAGGATGATGAGAAACCCACGGGTAACTCCCATGGCATTGCTGATATGGATGTTGCTGATGCTGCTTTGCAAGGCCAACGTGTTGCTTCTTCCCCTGCTCCGCTACAACAGGATCAAGTAATGGTCGAACAGGGTCATGATATCAAAAACGGCGATTCTGGTCCTGCTCATTTGCCAGAAGCCAgtgtaattaacaataatcagTTTGAAGTTGAAGATGCTCAGACCGTTTCGCATCAGGAACTGACCACTCCAAAGCCTAAAGAAAAAAACGTCAGAGAAATGAAGAATGTGCTAAATGATACTGAG ATGACTGATTATGATGAGTATGGCACGCCTCTGGATCGAGAAACATTCATGAAAGAGCTTGAGACTTTCTACAGAGAGCGCTCCTTGGAATTTAAGCCTCCTAAGTTTTATGGAGAGCCACTCAATTGCCTTAA GTTGTGGAGAGCTGTTATCAGACTAGGCGGCTATGATGTG GTAACTGGATCCAAGTTGTGGCGGCAAGTAGGAGAGTCTTTCCACCCCCCAAA gACCTGCACTACAGTCTCATGgacatttagaattttttatgagAAG GCACTTTTAGAGTATGAAAGGCATAAGAGAGAGATTGGGGAGCTACAGCTCCCTGTTGGACCATTCCATCAATCTTCAAATGTGGAAAAAGAG CCTGCTGTTTACCAGACTCCAGGCTCAGGTAGAGCAAGAAGGGATTCCGCAGCACGTGCAATGCAAGGTTGGCATGCTCAGCGCCTTCTTGGATATGGTGAGGTTGCTGAGCCAGTTATTAAG GACAAGAACTTCAGTTCCACACAAAAGCGTGAAAAGAACCTAAAAAGTATTG GTATGATCAATAAACAGAGGACACTGTCTGGTCTGGAGCATGCTGAGAAATCTGCAAATATTGAAGGAGATCAACA ATTGGTCACAGCGGTAGTGGACGTTGGACCCCCAGCTGACTGGGTGAAGATCAATGTGCGGGAAACT AAAAACTGGCTTATTCTGCTGGACGAAACACATGCCCGTGCAATTGTCAAATCCTCACTCCTAGTTATCCAACAATGA